A single Desulfobaculum bizertense DSM 18034 DNA region contains:
- a CDS encoding FlgO family outer membrane protein produces the protein MNKKKWISAALLLALCAPQSASAVDSLLIENTHSPSSGTAQKDARPVDPGTGVSSERDGWIHEDGQTRSLRSQGKIHPGVMVPDGDGGYIWLHSANPLQAPDVNQQAAQELRLKIRELAQQILDSDVDLTACVTIPVSFVHQDNLQQSSPFGRLVAEQMYNELKRQHMNVVEFRSSERVRPRPQQGEFALSRDISELNQKRTVAILTGTYYYDANTIFVNGRLFQKADGKVLGTGSITIPQNATTLALLKSQNRPMRKLRAAEIELRSFDEMKDSGGLGYVLDQKDLH, from the coding sequence ATGAACAAAAAGAAATGGATTTCAGCCGCTTTGCTGCTGGCGCTCTGCGCCCCGCAGTCAGCAAGTGCGGTAGACTCTCTTTTAATAGAAAATACGCACAGTCCCTCTTCGGGCACGGCGCAAAAAGACGCCCGGCCTGTTGACCCCGGAACTGGAGTTAGCTCGGAAAGAGATGGATGGATACACGAAGACGGGCAAACCCGAAGCCTTCGCTCACAGGGCAAAATTCACCCCGGTGTTATGGTTCCTGATGGAGACGGCGGCTACATTTGGCTTCACTCTGCCAATCCTCTTCAGGCCCCAGATGTCAACCAGCAGGCAGCGCAGGAGCTGCGCCTCAAAATTCGAGAACTTGCACAGCAGATACTGGACTCTGATGTGGATCTGACCGCGTGCGTCACGATCCCCGTTTCCTTTGTGCATCAGGACAACTTGCAGCAAAGTTCTCCATTTGGTCGGCTCGTAGCCGAACAAATGTACAACGAGCTGAAACGTCAGCACATGAACGTTGTCGAATTCCGCAGCTCGGAGCGAGTTCGCCCTCGTCCGCAGCAGGGAGAATTTGCCCTGTCTCGAGACATCTCGGAACTGAATCAGAAGCGCACCGTCGCCATCCTCACTGGCACATATTATTATGATGCGAATACAATTTTCGTGAATGGCCGCCTCTTCCAAAAAGCTGACGGCAAGGTGCTTGGCACCGGGTCTATCACCATCCCTCAGAATGCAACGACTCTCGCCTTGCTCAAGTCTCAAAACCGCCCAATGCGAAAGCTCCGGGCAGCAGAAATTGAACTCCGATCCTTTGATGAGATGAAGGACTCCGGAGGACTTGGCTACGTGCTCGACCAGAAAGACCTGCATTAA
- a CDS encoding DUF547 domain-containing protein yields MKKLWKSVVLCVACLWMSHSAAAGPVDNSQYAELLSAHVRNGVVDYAGLKKKEATLDGYLAVLQKVHAEVLSENEQIAYWINVYNAWTLKLILKNYPGISSIRDIGGVFQSPWKIRFVKANGTTLHLDEVEKVILHRFREPRIHFAINCASKSCPELLNVPYEGAQLEKQLTQQTRTFLNDERFNRLEGKKLYVSKIFDWYEDELGDAASYVSRYAKAGLAQKIQALGDDVQVRYLKYDWSLNGK; encoded by the coding sequence ATGAAGAAGCTTTGGAAAAGTGTTGTGCTGTGTGTGGCGTGCCTGTGGATGTCGCATTCTGCGGCCGCAGGGCCTGTTGATAACAGCCAGTATGCGGAGCTGCTTTCTGCACATGTCCGCAACGGTGTTGTGGATTACGCGGGTTTGAAGAAAAAAGAGGCGACGCTTGATGGGTACTTGGCTGTGCTGCAAAAGGTGCACGCTGAAGTGCTTTCAGAAAATGAACAGATTGCGTACTGGATCAACGTGTATAACGCGTGGACGCTCAAGCTGATCCTGAAAAATTATCCCGGAATCTCGAGTATTCGCGATATAGGCGGGGTGTTTCAAAGCCCGTGGAAGATTCGTTTCGTCAAGGCAAATGGGACGACGTTGCATCTCGATGAAGTCGAGAAGGTCATTTTGCATCGTTTCAGGGAACCACGGATTCATTTTGCGATCAACTGTGCATCAAAAAGTTGCCCGGAGTTGCTGAATGTTCCGTACGAGGGTGCACAGCTGGAAAAACAGCTCACGCAGCAGACAAGGACGTTTTTGAACGATGAACGCTTTAACAGACTGGAAGGGAAGAAGCTGTATGTGAGTAAGATATTCGACTGGTACGAAGATGAATTAGGGGACGCCGCCTCCTACGTTTCTCGCTATGCCAAGGCAGGTTTGGCACAAAAGATTCAGGCTCTTGGGGACGACGTCCAGGTACGCTATTTGAAGTATGACTGGTCGCTTAATGGAAAGTGA
- a CDS encoding dual CXXC motif small (seleno)protein: MQAAPLFSGQPRQTGTHISCKNCHAQLRVIRACKEVYLFCDTCGEKFPLTDYTEFLDQLENFISNIPLDRI, encoded by the coding sequence ATGCAAGCTGCCCCTCTTTTTTCTGGCCAGCCCCGACAGACAGGAACCCATATCTCCTGTAAGAACTGTCACGCCCAATTACGGGTTATTCGTGCCTGCAAAGAAGTTTACCTGTTTTGCGACACTTGCGGAGAGAAATTTCCGCTCACGGATTACACGGAATTTCTGGATCAGCTAGAAAACTTCATCTCCAACATTCCGCTTGACCGTATCTAG